GAAACCGATGTCCACGGCAGCTGTTTCTTGAATCAGCATGAATTGGTGACCGACTGGTCCTGCCGCACGCTGGATGAACTCAACGAAGACCACCTGCAAGAAGTCTTTTCATTGCGGCCGGAAGTCATTATCTTGGGCACCGGCGAACGTCAGACATTTCCGGCGCCGAAACTGTTCGCGTTCTGTACCCAAAATGGTATTGGCCTGGAAGTGATGGATAACGCCGCGGCCTGCCGAACCTATAATGTCTTAACAACCGAAGACCGTGAAGTGGCACTGGCGCTGATTATGGAACCTGCAGCCGATTAATGGCCGTCGCACCCGTGCAAAAAACGCTTACAAATTCTGCGCTTAAAAGAGTTTTTTAATGTCGATTTTCCGGCCACGATAACGGGCTTCGACGTACAACTCCGGCTTTTTCACACTACCGGTTTGCCCTAAGGTCGCGATAAGCTGGCCTTTCTTCACCCGCTGCCCTTCCTTAACCTGCAAGGAATCATTATGGGCGTAAACGGTTAAATGCTCGGTATCGTGTTTAATAACCACCATATTGCCGTACTGACGAATTCCGTTACCGGCATACACGACCTTACCGGCCGCCACCGCATACACTCCATCGCCGATACCACCATAAATACGCAAGCTGTTCAAACCGGATGCATCCTTCACGTATTCGTATTTGAGTTTCTTTTTGACCGGCCAACTGAAATTCGCTTTCTTATAGGCACTGGAGGAAGGTTGTGTTTTTGCAGAACGGTGGGAAACCGTGCTCCGGCTTGATGAACCGCTTGGAATGGTCAATTCCTGTTTGACATACAAGGTATAAGGCGGCACCAAATGATTTTTATCCGCCAGCGCCATCATATCAACATCGCAACGAGCGGCGATTTCACTTAAGGTATCCCCGCTCCGCACCACATACACCGAACCGCAACCGGACAGGTCATCGAAATAGGCCCTACTCCCGGCTTCACCACGGTATCTTGCCGGTGCACAGCCTGTAATCAGCCATACCACTTCTATCAGCAATAATCCGATGAGTGCCTGCTTCATGACGGGATAAAAACCTTACAACTGTTTGATTAAAAGATAAACGACCACCAATAGGATTAAACC
The nucleotide sequence above comes from Hydrogenovibrio thermophilus. Encoded proteins:
- a CDS encoding peptidoglycan DD-metalloendopeptidase family protein; the protein is MKQALIGLLLIEVVWLITGCAPARYRGEAGSRAYFDDLSGCGSVYVVRSGDTLSEIAARCDVDMMALADKNHLVPPYTLYVKQELTIPSGSSSRSTVSHRSAKTQPSSSAYKKANFSWPVKKKLKYEYVKDASGLNSLRIYGGIGDGVYAVAAGKVVYAGNGIRQYGNMVVIKHDTEHLTVYAHNDSLQVKEGQRVKKGQLIATLGQTGSVKKPELYVEARYRGRKIDIKKLF
- a CDS encoding Mth938-like domain-containing protein, with amino-acid sequence MKFTEHRDSNILSVKKYQPGLVKINETDVHGSCFLNQHELVTDWSCRTLDELNEDHLQEVFSLRPEVIILGTGERQTFPAPKLFAFCTQNGIGLEVMDNAAACRTYNVLTTEDREVALALIMEPAAD